A window of Aromatoleum bremense genomic DNA:
GCTTCGCCAGCGCATAGCTCATCGCCGGCTGGCTGAGGCCGAGCTCGGCTCCGGCGTCCTTGACGCTCTTGTGGCGCAGGATCGCATCGAAGACTACCAATAGATTCAGATCCACTGAATGAAGATTCATTTTTTGGATTTCCCTAATCCATCGGAGCGGATTGACGGACTCTAGCACTTTCCGGATATTGGCCCTCAGCCGCAGGGAGGCAATGCACACGATGAACGACATCTGCGAAACGCTCGACGAAACCCCGGCCGCGGTCGCCGCCACCCCTTCCGCCTTCGACACGCGCTGGCAGCGGATCATCGATTGCGTCGCGCTGAAGCAGCCGGACCGCATGCCGGTGGCTTTCTACTCGACATTCTGGCTCGCCCGCTACGCCGGCATCACGTGCCGCGAGCTGATGTACGACTACGAAAAGACGCGCGAGATCGGCGAGCGCGCGGTGCTGGAATTCGACCCCGACGTTGTCAGTCCGCTGCTGCTCACGGCGACTGCCGGCCCGTCGCTCGAAGCCATCGGCTTCAAGCAGCTGCAGTGGCCGGGGCACGGCGTCGGCGACGACCAGCCGTTCCAGTACCTCGACCGCGAATACATGAAAGCCGACGAGTACGAAGATTTCATCTTCGATCCGACCGGCTATTACCTGCACACCTACCTGCCGCGTGTCGCCTCGGCGTTCGAGGGCTTCGAGGACCTGCCTTATCTTCCCGGGCTGTACTACTTCCGGCTGCTCGGCGGCATCCGCCCGTTCGCAAAGCCGCGGGTGCGCGAGGCGCTGGAAAAAGTCATCCGGGCCGCTGAAGAGGCCGAGCGCTTCGCGCAGCACCATCTCGCCTTCACCGACCGCTTGGCGACGCTCGGCTACCCGTGCACGAACGGCACGACAGGCATCGCACCCTACGACTTCATCGCCGACTACTTTCGCGGCGCGACCGGCATGATGAAGGACCTGTACCGCAAGAAGGACCAGCTGCTGGCCCTGCTGGACAAGGTTGCGGTGTTCCTGCTGAAGCAGATCGTCTCGGCCGCGCGCGCTTCCGGCAATCCCATCGTGTTCATCCCGGTGCATTGGGCGCCCGACGCGTTCATGTCGCCGAAGCAGTTCGAGACGTTCTGGTGGCCGTCGTTCCGCCGCCTGCTGATCGGCCTGATCGACGCCGGCCTGATCCCGATGCCGCTTTGGGAAGCCGATTGCACGAAGCGGCTCGAGATCATCAAGGACGTCCCGGCGGGCAAGTGCATCTACTGGTTCGAGCGCACCGACATGGTCAAGGCGTTCGAGGTGCTCGGCGACGTGGTTGCGCTGCGCGGCAATTTGTCGCCGTCGATGATGACCACCGGGACGCCCGCCGAGGTCGACGCCGCGGTGCGCCACCTCGCCGAAAACGTGTTTCACAAGGGCGGCAAACTGATTCTCGACTGTGCGTTCGGCCTGCCTGACGAGGCGCCGGTCGACAACGTCCGCGCGATGTTCGCCGCCGCCCGCAAGTATGCGGGTTGAGTGCGCGCACCCGATCCTCACCAAAGCCGGAGTGCGGCTTCGCCCAGGGCTCGGGCAGACGAATCGAGCCACCGCGCCTTCACCGTCCCTCGTGCCTCCGCGAGGTCGCCATCACGTCGCCGTCGGCAGCCAGTCCGACTGATTCCCGGGAGACCCAAAGCATGAAAACACGCGCACTTCTATTACCTGTGCTCGCCGCAGGGGCAATGGCCGGCGCTTTGCCGTCGCATGCGGAAGTCGTACTCAAGGTCCATCACATGCTGCCGCCGAGCTCCACCGCCCAGACCAAGCTGCTCGGCCCGTGGTGCGCGAAGATCGCCGCGGAATCCGCCGGCGAGCTGAAGTGCCAGATCTATCCGTCGATGCAGCTGGGCGGCATGCCGACGCAGCTGTTCGACCAGGCGAAAGACGGCGTCGCGGACATCATCCTGACCGTCCCGACCTACCAGGCGGCGCGCTTCACGGTCACCGAAGTGTTCGAGCTGCCGTTCATGACGAACACCGCCGAAAAAGCCAGCCGCGCGTTGTGGAACTACGCCGCGAAGTACGCCGCCGAGGAATACAAGGGCGTGCGGCCGCTGGCCTTCCACACCCACGAAGGGGCGCAGATCCACACGACGAAGAAGCAGGTCAGGACGATGGCGGACTTCGCCGGGCTGAAGTTGCGCGCGCCGAGCCGCCTGTCGACCAAGCTGGTGGCGGCGCTGGGCTCGACGCCGGTGCCGATGCCGGTTCCGCAGGTCCCGGAAAGCCTCGCCAAAGGGGTCATCGACGGCGCGCTGCTGCCGTGGGAGGTGATGTCGGGGCTCAAGCTCGACGAAATCGTGAAGTACCACACCGAGACCGATTCTTCGCTGCCGAACATCGCCAACACCATTTTCGTCCTGGCGATGAACCCGGCCAAATACGAGAGCCTGCCTCCCGAGCTGAAAAAAGTGATCGACGCGAACAGCGGCGCCGAGACCTCGGCCTGGATCGGCAGGATCTGGGACGAGACGAAAGCGCCGAACCGCAAGCTGGCCGAAGCGCGCAACAACGCGTTCTACACCGTGCCGGCCGCCGAAGTGCAGAACTGGATCAAGGCCTCCGAGGGCGTGGCGCTCGAATGGGTCAAGGAGGTCACGGCCAAAGGCTACGACGGCGACAAGCTGCTCGCGGACGCGAAGGCGATGCTCATGCAGTAGCCGATCCCGGCGGGCCGGCCTCGGGGGCGTCCGACGCTCCCGAGGCCGCCGCCGCTTGTTTCAGGCTTCCGCCAGCCACGTCCGGCTGCGCTCCGTTGCGCCCGGGCGCGTTGTCACGCCAAGAGGCGATGCGAGCCGCCGGCCGTCGCGGAACACCACGATCGGCTCGCGCAGCGCGCCGAAACGCTCGAATGGCGACGCCTCGAGCAGCACCGCGTCGAACGCCGCGCCCGCGGCGAGCAGCGCCGGTTCGCCCCAGTGACGCCGGGCCGCCCCGGTCGCCGCGCGCAGCACCGCCGTCACCGACAGCCCGGCTTCGTGCAGCCACTGTAGTTCGTCGAGCAGCCCGGTGCCATGGCCGACGCCGTGGCTTCCGGCGTCGGAGCCGCACAGCAGCGTGACGCCCGCTGCGTCGGCGCGCACGAGGTTTTCCGCGTGTTCGCCGAGGATGCGGGCGATGTTGTCGACCGTCTGCGGCGACCAGCCGGCGACTTCAGGGCGCACCCACTGGAAATGCACCGGCGCGAAGGTCGGCGTCCACGCGATGCCGCGGTCGGCCATCGCCCGGACCCTGTCGCAGCTCATGAAGAAACCGTGCTCGATCGAATCCACTTTCGCTGCGATCGCGACGTCGAGGCCTGCCGTGCCGCTGCAGTGCGCGAATACGCGTTTGCCGAGCGCGTGCGCGGTGCGCACGGCCAGTGCCGCCGACTCCAGGTCGAACTGCGGCTCGCCGGCGACGCGACCGGCGTCGAAATCGATGATGCCGGTGAGGATCAACTTGATGTCGTCGCAGTCGGCGGCAAGCTCATGCACCGCGGCGACGATCTCGCCGCTGTCCGCAACGTCGCGGCCCATGAAAGCGCCATAGCGCTTCGGGCGCTTCAGCCCGAGGCCGGCGGAGCGTACCGCCGGCAGGCCGGCGTCCCGTTCCGCGGCCGCCGCCCGCAGGCGGTGGTTGATGCCGAAGCGGTCTCCCGCGTCGCGCACCGTCGTGATGCCGCACGCGAGCGTCGCCGCCGCGTTGTGCGCTGCCACCGCGAGCATCTCGTCGAGCGGCGCCTTCAAGTAGTCGGCACGCCGTGTCGCGTCGAGCTGGGTGCCATCGAGGAACAGGTGCACGTGGGCGTCGACGAGGCCCGGCATCAGGAATGCCGCGCGTTGCGGCGCTGCGGCCGGGGGCGCGACGAGCGCGAGCTGCGCCGCCGGCAGGATTGCGGTGATCCGCCCGTCGGCGATCAGGAAGCCGTACGGGCCGTGCTCGTGGTGGCGCTCGCCGTCGAAGTAGCTGTCGACAATGATGGTTTCGGCCGGCATCGCGTCACGCCCTGTAGAACTTGCGCACCGCGCGCAGCGCCTGGCTGCCTTTCTGGTCGAGAAAGTGGCGGTAGGTCGTCAGTACATAGTCGTCCTCGGGCAGCGGGTGATAGCCGCGCCACGGCGTGCCGAGCACGGTGTCAAAGCCGAAAGGCACCGCGAGCGTGAGGAAGGCGTTCTCGAGACAATGCTTCAGGTCCGAGCCGTCGGCGGCTTTCGCCGGCAGCTGCTGGCCGATGTTGGACAGCCCGCCGGTCATGTGCAGGCCTTCGAGGTCCGGGTCGCTGCCGATCAGCCGCACCGCGTCGAGCGTGGCGCGGTTGAGTCCTTCGGTGTCGGCGATGATCGCGCTGACCGACAGGTCGATGTAGATGTGATCCATCGGCATGCCGCAGTCGTCGCGCAGGCGCAGCGCCGCGCGCCGCGCAGTCGAGGCGATGTCCTCGGCGGTCTTGTTGTTTTTCGCGACGCCATCGACGACGCTCTCCGAGGCCATGACCATGACCTTGAACGGATGCTCGCGGTACAGGTCCATCGCGTCCCAGCGGTGCTCGGTGATGGAATTGACGATCGGCAGCTCGCCGCCCGCCGCGTCGCGGTCGTAGGTTTTCAGGCACAGTTCGAAAAGCTCGGTGTTCGGCACGTCGAAGGACAGCGGCACGTCCACGACGTCCTGGATCGCCTGGATCACGTCGGTCAGGAACGGGCGGTCGGTCATCGCCTGCGAGCCGACATTCACGTTCAGGTACACCGCTCCGGCCTCGACCTGCCTGATGGCCAGCGCCTGGATGCCGGGAATGTCGCTGTTGTCGAACAGCGCCCGCGTGCTCTTGAAGCCGGGGTTGATGCGCTCGCCGATGATCCGGATGTCGAAGCTGTTGCCTGTCGTCACGATCTTTCCTCCGTGTGTGCTTCAGTGGAATCCGATGTTGTGCATGAACGCCCGCTGGAACTGCGCGCGCGTGCTCATCTCGACATAGCGGCAGCCGGCGGCGAGCTGCCGCGCGCGGCTGCGTGCTGCCGTGCTGGCGAGCATCTGCCGCACGCCGGCGCCGGCCGCGTTGCCGACCTGGACGAAACGCTCGCGCGGCAGATCCGGGAACATGCCGATCGCGACCGCGCTGTCGATGTCGATGTACGCGCCGAAAGCACCGGCGATGATGAAGCGCCCGATCGCCGGCGCCTCGAGCCCGACGTCGGCGAGCAGCAGGTCGACGGCGGTGCGGATCGCGGCTTTCGCGAGCTGCACCGCGCGCACGTCGGCCTGGGTGAAATGGACACCGGGGGCGAGCACCGCGAAGCGTTCGCCGTCCTGTCCGCCGACGTCGCGGTGCGGCGCCTGGATGCGCCCGCGGCGATCGACGATGCCGGCGCGGCGCAGCGTCGCCAGCGTGTCGAGCACGCCCGAGCCGCACAGGCCGAGCGGTGCCTTGCCGCCGATCGTGCGCACCGCGAGGCGGCCGCCGTCGAGCCCGACGCGTTCGATCGCGCCTTCGGCGGCGCGCATGCCGCACGAGATGTGGCCGCCTTCGAGCGCCGGCCCCGACGGGCTCGACGCGGACAGGAAGACGCCGTCGTGGATCAGCGAGATCTCGGTGTTCGTGCCGATGTCCATGACGAGACTCGTCGCGGCGGCGCGCCAGTGGCTTTCGGTCGCGAGCAGCGCGGCGACGTGATCGCCGCCGACGAAGCCGCCGACGTTCGGTGCGACGTGGACATACGCGCCGGGGCTCACGCCGAGGCCGAACTCGCGCGCCTTGACGTCCATGGCGTCGCGCACCGCCGCGACGAACGGCGCGCGACCGAGTTGCCGCACCGGCAGCCCGAGCAGCAGGTGATGCATCGCAGTATTGCCGCAGACGACGACGTCGACGATTTCGGTCGCTCTCGCGCCGACCGCGGCGCACAGGTCATGGGCGAGCGCGTCGATCGCGGCAGCTGCCGCGGCGCGCAGCTCGTCGGCCGCCCCCGCCGGCCCGCCGACGGTGTAATCGATGCGGCTGATCAGGTCCGCGCCCCACGCGACCTGCGGGTTTTCGAGGCCGAGGCTGGCGAGGCGCGCGCCGCTTTGCAGATCGACGAGGAAGCCGGCCGCGTTGGTCGTGCCGAGGTCGACAGCAAGCCCGAGCACGCGGCTGCCCGGCGGGGCGACGTCGATCAGCTCGGAGCCTCTCAGGCACAGGCGCAGCGACCAGGCGGCGTCGCGCAGCGTCTGCGGCAGCTGCTGCGCAGCGACCAGGTCGACCGTGCCGATCGACGGCGCGCCGGGCGCGTCGATGGGCAAGGCGAGCGCGCGGATCACGCGGTCGATGTCGGCGACGTTGTCGGCGAGCGTCGCTTCGGCGACGTGCACCTCGCAGCTCGCGACCGCCGCGTCGAGGCGCAGGAGGTCGGCGTCGCCGTCGCCCGCGACGTCCGCGCGCGCGACCGGTGCGAGCGAGCGCGGCGCGACTTCGACGGTGCAGTTGCTGCGGGCGCGAACCCGGCAGGCGCGGACCCATTTCTTCCGGTTTGCCGGCGCGGCGGGCGACGGGGCGGCGGGATCGGCATGATCGGCTTCGATCTCGCCGTCACTGATGTGCACCATGCACGCGCCGCAGGTGCCGCGGCCGCCGCACGCGCCGACGATGCGAATGCCGTGGCGCCGCGCGCTCTGGAGGACCGTCTCGCCGCCGCTCGCGGTAATGGCGCGGCCGAGCTGCGGGAAGTTCAGCGTCAGTGCCCGCGCGAACGGTTTGTCACGACTGGTCATGGAGGCTCCGCAGCGTTTTCGTCAGGATCAGGCGGCCGCAGCCACTGCCGCGCCGTGCCGGCATCTTGCGCGGGAGCGGCAGTGCTGGCAGCGCGACCACGATACGGCCGGCAGGTCGATGCCGACGCCGAGCACCATCGACGTCGATTTGTGCGGGCGCATCAGCAGGCCGGCGTTGAGCTCGATGCCGATCGCGGCGGCATCCGCGAGCCGCAGCACGGCGGCCTGGGCGTCGAGCGCGAGGCCCGGATCGCCGGGGCGCAGCTCGCCCGCCATCGTGAGCGCCCGGCGCCTCGCGTCGGCGAGCATGCGGTCCTGCGCGATGCGGGAGACTTCGAACAGCAGCTCGTTGCCGAGCTGATCGAGCGCCAGCGCACGCGACGCCCGGCGCGCGGCGACGAGGCTCGCGACGCGCCTCTCGATGCCCGCGCCGATGGTGCAGCTCGCGCAAGCCAGTGCGGTCAACCGTCCCGATTCGGGCAGCAGCCACGGCGCATGGAAGGCCTCACCGCCCGCGCGCAGCCACTCACCCGCCGGCGCGTCGAGTGCGACGATGCGGTAGCTGTAGGCGGCTTCGACGAGCCCTTCGTCGCGCGCGAGGTCGAGGACTTCGCGCCGCAGCCGGCTGCGGCTCGCCGATCCTTCCGGCAGGCCGTCCACCGCCTTCAGCACGTCGAAGCCGCGCGCGCAGGGCATCCGGGAATCCGTCTCGCCGCCGGCCGCGATCACGCGGCGACGCCGATCCAGCCCTTGCTCAGCGTCACCGCATCGACGGCGTTGACGCCGAACGCGTCGGCACGGGTGTAGGCGCACACCGCGTTGTCGATCTGCCCGCCACCGATCATGATCTTGCGGCCCTCGCGCAGGCCCGCCCGCTCGATTGCCTCGATCGTCTCCTTCATCGAGTCGAACGCGAGCGTCAGAAAGCCGCTCAGCGCGACGACCTGCGGATCGAACTCCCGGATCGCGGCGAGGAACTCGGCGACCGGCACGTCGATGCCGATGTCCTTGACCTCGAAACCGTTGATGTCGAGCATGAAGCCGACGATGTTCTTGCCGATGTCGTGCAGGTCGCCGTGCACGGTGCCGAGCAGCACGCGGCCGAGCTTCTGCGCGCCTTCGCCGTCCTCGCTGATCAGCGGCTTGGCCAGCGCGCCGATGGTCTCGAGCATCTCGCCGGCGAGCACCAGCTCGGGCAGGAAGTACTCGCCCTGCTCGAAGCGCCTGCCGACCTCGTCCATCGCCATGCGGCAAAGCTCGAGCACGCGCAACGCGTCCGCCTTCTCGTCGAACAGCATCTTCTTCGCGAGCTCGAGCGCGTCGTCCTCGTTCATGTCGGCGAGCCACTCCACGAGCAGCGTTTCCTGATCGGTCATCGCGTTCATCCGGGTTTCCTCCTCAATCGATACGGGATTTCAATGGACTTGCAGGGCTGGCCGGCGGCGCAGGCCCGACGCGGCGATGATGTCCGCCAGCACGTCCTCGTTCTTGTGGCCCATCAGGTGCACGCCCGCCACGCCGTCGATCTGCGTCAGCGCGCGGATGGTTTCGAGGCACACGCGGCGGCCTTCCTCCTTCTGGTCGCGGGCCGCGGCGATGCGTCGCAGCGTCGCTTCCGGGACGTGCACGCCGGGCACGTGCGCGGCCATCCACTGCAGCGCGCGGGCCGAGCCGAGCGTGCCGACGCCGACGATGATGCGGGCGCGCCGATGCAGCTCGCGGACGCATACTTCGCGCATGAAGTCTTCAAGCAGGTCGAGGTCGAAGCAGAACTGCGTCTGGATAAACTGCGCGCCCGCGTCGATCTTCTTCTCGAGGTTGATGATGCGCTCGCGGTGCGGCGGCACGAACGGGTTCGCAGTCGCACCGACGAAGAGGTCCGGCGGCGTGTCGAGCCTGCGGCCGGAGGCGAACGTGCCGCCGTCGCGCATGCCGCACGCGGTGCCCAGCAGCGACACGGCGTCGAGGTCGAACACCGGCTTCGCTTCAGGCTGGTCGCCGCGGCTCACGTCGTCGCCGGTCAGGCACAGGATGTTGCGCACGCCGAGCGCGGCGGCGCCGAGGATGTCGCCCTGGATCGCGATGCGGTTGCGGTCCCGACACGTCACCTGGTAGATCGGCGTCATGCCGGCGGCCACCAGCAGCGCGGAGGCGGCGACGCTCGACATGTGGCAGTTGCCGCCCGCGCCGTCGGTGATGTTGATCGCGTCGACGAGTCCCCGGAAACGGGCCGCGCGCTGCAGCAG
This region includes:
- a CDS encoding TRAP transporter substrate-binding protein translates to MKTRALLLPVLAAGAMAGALPSHAEVVLKVHHMLPPSSTAQTKLLGPWCAKIAAESAGELKCQIYPSMQLGGMPTQLFDQAKDGVADIILTVPTYQAARFTVTEVFELPFMTNTAEKASRALWNYAAKYAAEEYKGVRPLAFHTHEGAQIHTTKKQVRTMADFAGLKLRAPSRLSTKLVAALGSTPVPMPVPQVPESLAKGVIDGALLPWEVMSGLKLDEIVKYHTETDSSLPNIANTIFVLAMNPAKYESLPPELKKVIDANSGAETSAWIGRIWDETKAPNRKLAEARNNAFYTVPAAEVQNWIKASEGVALEWVKEVTAKGYDGDKLLADAKAMLMQ
- a CDS encoding dihydropteroate synthase; the encoded protein is MTTGNSFDIRIIGERINPGFKSTRALFDNSDIPGIQALAIRQVEAGAVYLNVNVGSQAMTDRPFLTDVIQAIQDVVDVPLSFDVPNTELFELCLKTYDRDAAGGELPIVNSITEHRWDAMDLYREHPFKVMVMASESVVDGVAKNNKTAEDIASTARRAALRLRDDCGMPMDHIYIDLSVSAIIADTEGLNRATLDAVRLIGSDPDLEGLHMTGGLSNIGQQLPAKAADGSDLKHCLENAFLTLAVPFGFDTVLGTPWRGYHPLPEDDYVLTTYRHFLDQKGSQALRAVRKFYRA
- a CDS encoding cobalamin B12-binding domain-containing protein, whose amino-acid sequence is MNAMTDQETLLVEWLADMNEDDALELAKKMLFDEKADALRVLELCRMAMDEVGRRFEQGEYFLPELVLAGEMLETIGALAKPLISEDGEGAQKLGRVLLGTVHGDLHDIGKNIVGFMLDINGFEVKDIGIDVPVAEFLAAIREFDPQVVALSGFLTLAFDSMKETIEAIERAGLREGRKIMIGGGQIDNAVCAYTRADAFGVNAVDAVTLSKGWIGVAA
- a CDS encoding methylenetetrahydrofolate reductase C-terminal domain-containing protein, with product MMLMRRWSVRRASALARVYRAVLAVMPVARAGLRLVGRAPAERLLAPIERAAKAFLFDCRMCGQCVLSSTGMACPMNCGKQMRNGPCGGVRPDGGCEVVPGMRCVWLEATDGRRRIAYGQRLPATRLAPLDHRRRGQSTWIQVIAAETPQTPAPPAARAPRPAHPAGAFERACASGRFLVTVEVGPPDSADPAALLQRAARFRGLVDAINITDGAGGNCHMSSVAASALLVAAGMTPIYQVTCRDRNRIAIQGDILGAAALGVRNILCLTGDDVSRGDQPEAKPVFDLDAVSLLGTACGMRDGGTFASGRRLDTPPDLFVGATANPFVPPHRERIINLEKKIDAGAQFIQTQFCFDLDLLEDFMREVCVRELHRRARIIVGVGTLGSARALQWMAAHVPGVHVPEATLRRIAAARDQKEEGRRVCLETIRALTQIDGVAGVHLMGHKNEDVLADIIAASGLRRRPALQVH
- a CDS encoding amidohydrolase family protein, whose protein sequence is MPAETIIVDSYFDGERHHEHGPYGFLIADGRITAILPAAQLALVAPPAAAPQRAAFLMPGLVDAHVHLFLDGTQLDATRRADYLKAPLDEMLAVAAHNAAATLACGITTVRDAGDRFGINHRLRAAAAERDAGLPAVRSAGLGLKRPKRYGAFMGRDVADSGEIVAAVHELAADCDDIKLILTGIIDFDAGRVAGEPQFDLESAALAVRTAHALGKRVFAHCSGTAGLDVAIAAKVDSIEHGFFMSCDRVRAMADRGIAWTPTFAPVHFQWVRPEVAGWSPQTVDNIARILGEHAENLVRADAAGVTLLCGSDAGSHGVGHGTGLLDELQWLHEAGLSVTAVLRAATGAARRHWGEPALLAAGAAFDAVLLEASPFERFGALREPIVVFRDGRRLASPLGVTTRPGATERSRTWLAEA
- a CDS encoding ASKHA domain-containing protein, which translates into the protein MTSRDKPFARALTLNFPQLGRAITASGGETVLQSARRHGIRIVGACGGRGTCGACMVHISDGEIEADHADPAAPSPAAPANRKKWVRACRVRARSNCTVEVAPRSLAPVARADVAGDGDADLLRLDAAVASCEVHVAEATLADNVADIDRVIRALALPIDAPGAPSIGTVDLVAAQQLPQTLRDAAWSLRLCLRGSELIDVAPPGSRVLGLAVDLGTTNAAGFLVDLQSGARLASLGLENPQVAWGADLISRIDYTVGGPAGAADELRAAAAAAIDALAHDLCAAVGARATEIVDVVVCGNTAMHHLLLGLPVRQLGRAPFVAAVRDAMDVKAREFGLGVSPGAYVHVAPNVGGFVGGDHVAALLATESHWRAAATSLVMDIGTNTEISLIHDGVFLSASSPSGPALEGGHISCGMRAAEGAIERVGLDGGRLAVRTIGGKAPLGLCGSGVLDTLATLRRAGIVDRRGRIQAPHRDVGGQDGERFAVLAPGVHFTQADVRAVQLAKAAIRTAVDLLLADVGLEAPAIGRFIIAGAFGAYIDIDSAVAIGMFPDLPRERFVQVGNAAGAGVRQMLASTAARSRARQLAAGCRYVEMSTRAQFQRAFMHNIGFH
- a CDS encoding uroporphyrinogen decarboxylase family protein yields the protein MHTMNDICETLDETPAAVAATPSAFDTRWQRIIDCVALKQPDRMPVAFYSTFWLARYAGITCRELMYDYEKTREIGERAVLEFDPDVVSPLLLTATAGPSLEAIGFKQLQWPGHGVGDDQPFQYLDREYMKADEYEDFIFDPTGYYLHTYLPRVASAFEGFEDLPYLPGLYYFRLLGGIRPFAKPRVREALEKVIRAAEEAERFAQHHLAFTDRLATLGYPCTNGTTGIAPYDFIADYFRGATGMMKDLYRKKDQLLALLDKVAVFLLKQIVSAARASGNPIVFIPVHWAPDAFMSPKQFETFWWPSFRRLLIGLIDAGLIPMPLWEADCTKRLEIIKDVPAGKCIYWFERTDMVKAFEVLGDVVALRGNLSPSMMTTGTPAEVDAAVRHLAENVFHKGGKLILDCAFGLPDEAPVDNVRAMFAAARKYAG